A genome region from Arachidicoccus soli includes the following:
- a CDS encoding FKBP-type peptidyl-prolyl cis-trans isomerase, translating into MKKTRLILSSILIVLVASIVTSCTKNNMSSVKQPQDPSLEKPLIDSFITAKGYNMVEDPAATGLMYEIVNWGDTTHRINNDSTFAIVKYKGTLMNGTIFDSTATDTTRTFNLTQPFAVQAFPYYISKIGIGGEVRFVTPSKYAYGAQAVNDANGNVIIPANSPLYFDIQLVNVKSSAN; encoded by the coding sequence ATGAAAAAAACACGTTTAATTCTATCGAGCATTTTGATTGTACTAGTAGCATCTATTGTTACTTCTTGTACAAAAAATAATATGTCTTCAGTAAAACAACCCCAAGATCCTTCTTTAGAGAAGCCTTTAATTGATTCTTTTATTACAGCCAAAGGTTATAATATGGTGGAAGATCCCGCTGCGACCGGCTTAATGTATGAAATTGTAAATTGGGGCGATACTACTCATAGAATTAATAATGATTCCACTTTTGCAATTGTAAAATACAAAGGTACACTAATGAATGGCACTATATTTGACTCTACGGCTACCGATACAACTAGAACATTTAATTTGACTCAACCTTTTGCTGTGCAAGCATTTCCATATTATATTTCAAAAATCGGCATTGGTGGTGAAGTGCGCTTTGTAACACCTTCTAAGTATGCTTATGGAGCCCAGGCAGTAAATGATGCAAATGGCAATGTAATTATTCCTGCAAATTCTCCTTTATATTTTGATATACAACTTGTAAATGTAAAATCTTCTGCCAATTAA